TTCTGGCGGAGGATGCCCTGGTAGAGCTGGTAGCCGACACCGTGGATGTTGAAGATCCGCTCGGTGACGATCGCTCCGCCCATGAGCGCGCCGATGTCGGTTCCGATGAAGGTCACCACCGGGATGAGGCTGTTGCGCAGCAGGTGGCGGGTGATGACCCGGTGGCGGGGCAGGCCCTTGGCGACGGCGGTGCGGACGTAGTCGGCCCGCTTGTTCTCGGCGATCGAGGTCCGGGTGAGCCGGGTGACGTACGCGAGGGAGACCGAGGCGAGGACGAGGCCCGGGACGATCAGCTCGTTCAGCGGGGCGTCGCTGGAGACGGCCGGCTTGATCCAGCCCCACTTCACGCCCAGGAGGAGCTGGAGGAGGAGGCCGGTGACGAAGGTCGGGATGGAGATGACGACCAGGGTCAGCAGCAGCACGGTGGTGTCGATGGGGCGGCCGCGCTTGAGGCCGGTGAGGACGCCGAGGCTGATGCCGATGACGATCTCGAAGAAGATGGCGACGAGGGTGAGACGAATGGTGACCGGGAAGGCGCTGGCCATCAGCTCGGTGACTTCCTGGCCGTTGAAGGCCGTGCCGAAGTCGCCGGTGAAGACGTTGCCCATGTAGGTCAGGTATTGCTGCCAGACCGGCTTGTCGAGTCCGAATTCCTTCTCGAGCTGCGCCGCGGTCGCCGGGTCGCACTGGCGGTCGCCGCACAGACCGGCGATGGGGTCGCCCATCACGTTCACCATCAGGAAGATCAGCAGCGTCGCGCCGAAGAAGACCGGGATCATCTGCAGCAGTCGCCGGATCACATAACGACCCATGGGGGGACTCCGGGGGTTGGCTCCGGGTAGGGGTGTGAGGAAGGCGTACGGCCCGGCGCGGGGGTCCGCGGGCCGGGCCGTACGCCTCCGACCTGCTACGAGGTCAGTTGACCTTGATCTGGTCGTAGACCGGGACGCTGAACGGGTTCAGCGTCACGTTGGTGACGCGATCCGAGTAGCCGGCGCTGCCGTTCTGGTACCAGAGCGGGATGGCGCCCATGTCGTCGCGGAGGACTTCCTCGGCCTGCTGGAAGAGTCCGACGGCCTTGGCGATGTCGGTCTCGGCGTTGGCCTGGTTGACCAGCTTGTCGAACTCGGGGTCCGTCCACTTGCCGTCGTTGGACGAGGCGTTGGTGTAGTAGAGCGGCTGGAGGAAGTTCTGGATGAGCGGGTAGTCCATCTGCCAGCCGGCCCGGAAGGGACCCGTGAGCTTCTGCGAGGTGACCTGGTTGCGGTAGTCGGCGAAGGTGCCGACCGGGTTGCCGACGCAGGCCTTGTCGTTGCCGAGGGCGCGGTTGATGGAGTTGCAGACCGCGTCGACCCATTCCTTGTGGGAGCCGGTGTCGGCGTTGTACGAGATCTTCATGGTGCCGCCGGGGATGCCGCCGCCCTCGGCGACGAGCTTCTTCGCCTCGGCCGCGTCGTACTTGCAGAAGTCGC
The sequence above is a segment of the Streptomyces sp. NBC_01255 genome. Coding sequences within it:
- a CDS encoding ABC transporter permease, with the protein product MGRYVIRRLLQMIPVFFGATLLIFLMVNVMGDPIAGLCGDRQCDPATAAQLEKEFGLDKPVWQQYLTYMGNVFTGDFGTAFNGQEVTELMASAFPVTIRLTLVAIFFEIVIGISLGVLTGLKRGRPIDTTVLLLTLVVISIPTFVTGLLLQLLLGVKWGWIKPAVSSDAPLNELIVPGLVLASVSLAYVTRLTRTSIAENKRADYVRTAVAKGLPRHRVITRHLLRNSLIPVVTFIGTDIGALMGGAIVTERIFNIHGVGYQLYQGILRQNTQTVVGFVTVLVLVFLVANLLVDLLYAVLDPRIRYA